In Palleronia sp. LCG004, a single window of DNA contains:
- a CDS encoding peptidylprolyl isomerase — protein sequence MAEIKDPENTIIIELKDGPVTIELLPDVAPQHTQRMKDLARAGAYDNVVFHRVIEGFMAQTGDVSNGNAERDFNIRLAGTGGSEHPDLPAEFSKLPHDRGTIGAARSSSPNSANSQFFINFSDNHFLNGQYTVYGRVISGMEHVDKIARGEPPANPDRMKSVKVAADA from the coding sequence ATGGCCGAGATCAAAGACCCGGAAAACACGATCATCATCGAGCTGAAGGACGGTCCCGTGACGATCGAGCTTCTGCCGGATGTGGCACCGCAGCACACGCAGCGCATGAAGGATCTTGCCCGCGCGGGAGCCTACGACAACGTCGTCTTCCACCGCGTGATCGAAGGTTTCATGGCCCAGACCGGTGACGTGTCGAACGGGAATGCCGAGCGTGACTTCAATATCCGGCTCGCCGGCACGGGCGGGTCCGAACATCCCGACCTTCCCGCCGAGTTCAGCAAGCTGCCGCATGATCGCGGCACGATCGGGGCCGCCCGGTCCTCCAGCCCGAATTCCGCGAATTCGCAGTTCTTCATCAATTTCAGCGACAACCATTTCCTGAACGGCCAGTACACCGTCTACGGCCGCGTCATCTCCGGGATGGAGCATGTCGACAAGATCGCACGCGGCGAGCCGCCCGCGAATCCCGATCGCATGAAAAGCGTCAAGGTCGCCGCCGATGCATAA
- a CDS encoding GNAT family N-acetyltransferase, whose protein sequence is MSAKLRLATPDDAMRLDRLVSACHEELSVPMSEEDRLAALSPLLSGEVPGAAYLIGPPSSPVGYILLRFGYALRAGGLVARIDELYIRPPVRGRGMASEAIHAVAKQLRTHGLRAVEAVLPEDVPEKLFRRLLFREDGGTALRLDL, encoded by the coding sequence ATGAGCGCGAAGTTGCGTCTGGCGACGCCCGACGATGCGATGCGGCTCGACCGTCTGGTATCCGCCTGCCACGAAGAACTCAGCGTTCCGATGTCCGAGGAGGATCGTCTGGCCGCGCTGTCGCCGCTCCTTTCGGGGGAGGTCCCGGGGGCTGCCTACCTGATCGGACCTCCTTCGAGCCCGGTCGGCTACATCCTCCTGCGGTTCGGATACGCGCTGCGCGCGGGCGGTCTCGTCGCGCGGATCGACGAACTTTACATCCGCCCCCCCGTCCGAGGCCGAGGCATGGCGTCCGAGGCGATCCATGCCGTCGCGAAACAGCTTCGCACACATGGCCTTCGTGCCGTCGAAGCCGTGCTGCCGGAGGACGTGCCCGAGAAGCTGTTCCGGCGTCTGCTGTTCCGCGAGGATGGAGGGACGGCTCTCAGGCTCGACCTCTGA
- a CDS encoding helix-turn-helix domain-containing protein, translating to MIRRFRQSGPEETEARGFDAFDLRLGDVMRGERATLGKSLLDVQRELKIKATYIAAIENADPSAFETPGFIAGYVRSYARYLEMDPDWAFKAFCIESNFQTAHGMSEAASSKRRDAATPQHARDPFLDSPLGLVPKGDSFLSRIEPSAIGSVCVLLGLIGLIGYGGYAVLNEIQKVQVVPVDQAPQVVADIDPLDSARPIAPEEGEEGDAIASATSENFDRIYRPQALDVPVMVARDGPIANLDPSELSAFGGPGPVLPDTIARTERQETRPDTVARAEPASDVATLPEVQPSGVQVVADSVPEVVLMAVRPSWVRVRSADGTTIYEQIMQEGDTFTLPATEEPATLRTGESGALYFAINGTPYGPAGSAGQITSNLALSADNLTETYRTADLESDRALERVVAELIEARMPRAAPRGEADR from the coding sequence ATGATCAGGCGTTTCCGCCAGTCGGGCCCTGAGGAGACCGAGGCCAGGGGCTTTGACGCCTTCGACCTCCGTCTGGGCGACGTCATGCGCGGTGAGCGTGCGACCTTGGGCAAATCCCTTCTGGACGTTCAGCGCGAGCTGAAGATCAAGGCGACCTACATCGCCGCGATCGAGAATGCCGATCCGTCGGCCTTCGAGACGCCCGGTTTCATCGCGGGCTATGTTCGATCATACGCCCGCTATCTCGAGATGGATCCGGACTGGGCCTTCAAGGCCTTCTGCATCGAAAGCAATTTCCAGACCGCCCACGGGATGAGCGAGGCGGCCTCGTCCAAACGACGCGACGCGGCCACGCCTCAGCACGCCCGCGACCCGTTCCTCGATTCGCCCCTGGGGCTCGTGCCGAAGGGCGACAGCTTCCTTTCCCGGATCGAGCCGAGCGCCATCGGATCGGTTTGCGTGCTTCTGGGGCTCATCGGGCTCATTGGCTATGGCGGGTATGCCGTGCTGAACGAGATCCAGAAGGTTCAGGTCGTCCCCGTCGATCAGGCCCCCCAGGTCGTCGCCGATATCGATCCGCTCGACAGCGCGCGCCCCATCGCCCCCGAAGAGGGTGAGGAGGGGGACGCCATCGCGTCGGCAACGTCCGAGAATTTCGATCGCATCTATCGGCCTCAGGCGCTCGACGTGCCGGTGATGGTCGCGCGTGACGGGCCGATCGCCAATCTCGATCCCTCCGAGCTCAGCGCCTTCGGCGGTCCGGGCCCGGTCCTTCCCGATACCATCGCCCGGACCGAGAGGCAGGAAACACGCCCCGACACGGTCGCCCGTGCCGAGCCAGCCTCCGACGTCGCGACCCTTCCCGAGGTCCAGCCGTCCGGCGTGCAGGTCGTGGCGGATTCCGTTCCCGAGGTCGTGCTCATGGCCGTGCGGCCATCCTGGGTGCGGGTCCGGTCTGCCGACGGGACGACCATCTACGAGCAGATCATGCAGGAGGGCGACACCTTCACTCTCCCCGCGACCGAGGAGCCCGCGACGCTGCGTACGGGCGAATCGGGGGCACTCTACTTCGCGATCAACGGCACTCCCTATGGCCCTGCCGGGAGCGCCGGCCAGATCACCAGCAATCTGGCGCTTAGCGCCGACAATCTCACCGAAACCTATCGGACGGCGGATCTCGAATCCGACCGTGCGCTCGAACGGGTCGTCGCCGAACTCATCGAAGCGCGGATGCCGCGCGCCGCGCCGCGCGGAGAGGCCGATCGCTAA
- a CDS encoding phosphoglycerate kinase translates to MAWKALDDMDLKGKRVLVRVDINVPVEGGRVTDPTRIRRIVPTVNDIVKAGGTPILLAHFDRPKGKVVPGMSLEQVVPALSQELGRDVVFIDGDYGSRVSALGEGEVALLENLRFNPGEESNDKGFAERLASLGDVYVNDAFSAAHRAHASTEALAHLLPACAGRLMAEELGALEKALGNPERPVMAIVGGAKVSTKLDLLGNLVRKVNHLVIGGGMANTFLAAQGIDVGKSLAEHDMTDTAREILDKADEAGCEIILPHDVVVAREFKADAESEVVDAKKCPSDAMILDAGPESVERIGKAMSGCRTLIWNGPLGAFEIQPFDAATNAAAAIAAERTRSGELVSVAGGGDTVSALIKAGVAEDFTYISSAGGAFLEWMEGKTLPGVAALES, encoded by the coding sequence ATGGCCTGGAAGGCACTCGACGACATGGATCTAAAGGGCAAGCGGGTCCTGGTGCGCGTGGACATCAACGTGCCGGTCGAAGGCGGCCGGGTGACCGATCCGACCCGGATCAGGCGCATCGTCCCGACCGTCAACGACATCGTGAAAGCCGGTGGCACCCCCATATTGCTGGCGCATTTCGACCGTCCGAAGGGCAAGGTCGTCCCCGGGATGTCGCTGGAGCAAGTGGTGCCAGCCCTGTCGCAGGAACTCGGCCGGGACGTGGTCTTCATCGACGGGGATTACGGATCCCGCGTGTCGGCGCTTGGCGAGGGCGAGGTCGCCCTTCTCGAGAATCTCCGGTTCAATCCCGGCGAAGAGTCGAATGACAAGGGCTTCGCGGAACGTCTTGCGTCCCTTGGCGACGTCTATGTGAACGATGCCTTCTCGGCCGCGCACAGAGCGCATGCGAGCACCGAAGCGCTTGCCCATCTTCTGCCCGCCTGCGCGGGACGATTGATGGCCGAAGAGCTCGGTGCGCTCGAGAAGGCGCTCGGCAATCCCGAGCGGCCGGTCATGGCGATCGTGGGCGGTGCAAAGGTCTCGACCAAGCTCGATCTGCTCGGGAATCTCGTGCGGAAGGTGAACCATCTGGTGATCGGCGGGGGTATGGCGAATACGTTCCTCGCCGCACAGGGCATCGATGTCGGCAAGAGCCTTGCGGAACACGACATGACCGACACCGCGCGCGAAATCCTCGACAAGGCGGACGAGGCTGGATGCGAGATCATCCTGCCCCATGACGTCGTCGTCGCGCGCGAATTCAAGGCGGATGCCGAGAGCGAGGTCGTCGACGCGAAGAAGTGCCCCTCCGACGCGATGATCCTCGATGCCGGACCCGAAAGCGTGGAGCGGATCGGCAAGGCCATGAGCGGATGCAGGACGCTGATCTGGAACGGCCCGCTCGGCGCGTTCGAGATTCAGCCCTTCGACGCGGCGACGAACGCGGCGGCGGCGATCGCGGCCGAGCGGACCCGATCGGGGGAACTGGTATCGGTCGCAGGGGGCGGCGATACGGTGTCGGCGCTCATTAAGGCAGGCGTCGCCGAGGATTTCACCTATATCTCGTCGGCAGGCGGGGCTTTTCTGGAATGGATGGAGGGCAAGACATTGCCCGGTGTCGCAGCACTCGAAAGCTGA
- a CDS encoding M20/M25/M40 family metallo-hydrolase: MSLDAVLAKIDEDLDAATERLMTFLRIPSISTDPAYKGDVAAAADWLVRDLESIGIEARAHSTPGHPMVVGHGGDGDRRILFYGHYDVQPVDPLELWERDPFDPSIEETPSGTVIRGRGASDDKGQLMTFVEACRAWKAVHGTLPGRLTFLFEGEEESGSPSLVPFLQENRDLLEADLGLICDTALYGSERPAITTMLRGLLGEEIVIQGPSKDLHSGSFGGPAINPIRVLARILSSLHDETGRVTVPGFYDDVEEVSDQVLDQWNALGFDAEAFLGSVGLSHPAGESDRTALEQIWSRPTCEINGIKGGYAGAGFKTVLPAEASAKISFRLVAAQDPQKIRAAFRKMVEEALPADCTVRFHDHGAAPASRMDISDPAFEAARHALSEEWPEEAAYVGAGGSIPVAGHLQEILGLDSMLIGFGKSDDQIHSPNEKYDLTSFHRGMRSWARILAAIA, translated from the coding sequence ATGAGCCTCGACGCCGTGCTCGCGAAGATCGACGAGGATCTCGACGCCGCGACGGAACGCCTCATGACTTTCCTGAGGATTCCCTCGATCTCGACCGATCCCGCCTACAAGGGCGATGTCGCCGCGGCGGCCGACTGGCTCGTCCGCGATCTGGAAAGCATCGGCATCGAGGCCCGCGCCCATTCGACGCCGGGACATCCGATGGTCGTCGGGCATGGAGGCGACGGCGACCGCCGTATCCTCTTCTACGGCCACTACGACGTGCAGCCCGTCGATCCGCTGGAGCTCTGGGAGCGCGACCCGTTCGATCCGAGCATCGAAGAGACGCCGTCGGGCACCGTCATCCGTGGGCGCGGGGCGTCCGACGACAAGGGTCAGCTCATGACGTTCGTCGAGGCATGCCGGGCATGGAAAGCTGTCCATGGCACCCTGCCCGGCCGGCTCACCTTTCTTTTCGAGGGAGAGGAGGAATCGGGGTCACCGTCCCTCGTGCCCTTCCTGCAGGAGAACCGCGATCTGCTGGAAGCCGATCTCGGGCTCATCTGCGACACGGCGCTCTACGGGTCCGAGAGGCCCGCGATCACCACGATGCTGCGGGGCCTTCTCGGCGAGGAAATCGTCATTCAGGGGCCGTCGAAGGACCTGCATTCCGGCTCCTTCGGGGGGCCTGCGATCAATCCGATCCGGGTGCTGGCACGCATCCTGTCGAGCCTTCACGACGAAACCGGCCGCGTGACCGTTCCGGGTTTCTACGACGACGTGGAAGAGGTCTCGGACCAGGTGCTGGACCAGTGGAACGCGCTCGGCTTCGACGCGGAAGCCTTCCTGGGCTCGGTCGGCCTGTCGCATCCCGCGGGAGAATCCGATCGGACCGCGCTCGAACAGATCTGGTCGCGCCCCACCTGCGAGATCAACGGCATCAAGGGCGGCTATGCGGGTGCGGGCTTCAAGACCGTCCTGCCGGCCGAGGCGAGCGCCAAGATCAGCTTCCGCCTCGTCGCGGCGCAGGATCCGCAGAAGATTCGCGCGGCGTTCCGCAAGATGGTCGAAGAGGCCCTGCCCGCCGATTGCACGGTCCGCTTTCACGATCACGGGGCGGCACCCGCGAGCCGGATGGACATCTCCGATCCGGCATTCGAGGCCGCGCGCCATGCCCTCAGCGAGGAATGGCCAGAGGAAGCCGCCTATGTCGGCGCGGGCGGCTCGATCCCCGTGGCGGGGCATCTGCAGGAAATCCTCGGCCTCGATTCGATGCTGATCGGTTTCGGCAAGTCAGACGATCAGATCCATTCTCCGAACGAGAAATACGATCTGACGAGCTTTCATCGCGGCATGCGGTCCTGGGCGCGCATCCTCGCGGCAATCGCCTGA
- the hemA gene encoding 5-aminolevulinate synthase, which yields MSYDSSIDTALAKLHEEGRYRTFIDIARDRGNFPHATWTRSDGSTRPVTVWCGNDYLGMGQHPVVLEAMHDALDAVGAGSGGTRNISGTTVYHKRLEAELADLHGKEAALLFTSAYIANDATLSTLPRILPGLIIYSDALNHASMIEGVRRNGGAKRVFRHNDVAHLRELLEADDPAAPKLIAFESIYSMDGDFGVISEICDLAEEFGALTYIDEVHAVGMYGPRGGGVTERDGLASRIDVINGTLAKAYGVMGGYIAASAKLCDAVRSYAPGFIFTTSLTPSTAAGAAASVRHLKEDQSLRDIHQSRARTLKMRLKGLGMPLIDHGSHIVPVHIGNPVHCKMMSDMLLEDFGIYVQPINFPTVPRGTERLRFTPSPVHGPREIDALVSAMDALWSQCALNRADLSA from the coding sequence TTGTCCTACGATAGCTCGATCGACACCGCCCTCGCGAAACTTCACGAAGAGGGGCGCTACCGCACCTTCATCGACATTGCGCGCGATCGGGGAAACTTTCCGCATGCGACCTGGACGCGGTCCGACGGGTCGACGCGCCCCGTGACGGTCTGGTGCGGCAACGATTATCTGGGGATGGGCCAGCATCCGGTCGTGCTCGAAGCCATGCACGACGCGCTCGATGCGGTCGGTGCCGGATCGGGCGGAACACGCAACATCTCCGGCACGACGGTCTATCACAAGCGGCTCGAGGCCGAGCTCGCCGATCTGCACGGCAAGGAGGCGGCGCTTCTCTTCACCTCCGCCTATATCGCCAACGACGCCACGCTGAGCACGCTGCCCAGGATCCTGCCGGGCCTCATCATCTATTCCGACGCGCTGAACCATGCCTCCATGATCGAGGGCGTGCGCCGAAACGGCGGGGCCAAGCGGGTCTTCCGTCACAACGACGTGGCGCATCTGCGCGAACTTCTGGAAGCCGACGATCCCGCCGCGCCGAAGCTCATCGCGTTCGAGTCGATCTATTCGATGGATGGCGATTTTGGCGTCATCTCCGAGATCTGCGATCTCGCGGAGGAATTCGGTGCGCTGACATATATCGACGAGGTCCATGCCGTCGGCATGTACGGCCCTCGCGGCGGGGGCGTGACGGAACGCGATGGCCTCGCGTCGCGGATCGACGTCATCAACGGCACGCTCGCCAAGGCATACGGCGTGATGGGTGGTTACATCGCGGCAAGCGCCAAGCTCTGCGATGCCGTTCGCTCCTATGCGCCGGGCTTCATCTTCACGACGTCGCTTACCCCCTCGACCGCCGCGGGGGCCGCGGCGTCGGTCCGCCACCTAAAGGAAGACCAGTCGCTGAGGGACATTCATCAGTCGCGTGCCCGGACGCTCAAGATGCGGCTCAAGGGTCTCGGAATGCCGCTCATCGACCATGGAAGCCACATCGTGCCTGTGCATATCGGCAACCCGGTCCACTGCAAGATGATGTCGGACATGCTGCTCGAGGATTTCGGAATCTACGTCCAGCCGATCAACTTCCCAACCGTTCCGCGCGGGACCGAACGCCTGCGCTTCACGCCGTCGCCCGTCCACGGCCCGCGCGAGATCGACGCGCTCGTTTCGGCGATGGATGCGCTCTGGTCGCAATGCGCGCTGAATCGGGCGGATCTTAGCGCTTGA
- a CDS encoding peptidylprolyl isomerase: protein MHKLALALALFAAPAYATGLEIDLGGGVDGVVTIDLFEDVAPNHVGRITELARRGAYDGVVFHRVIDGFMAQTGDVQFGRADGDLSRAGYGGSDLPDLEQEFSDVPFERGVVGMARSGNSVDSANSQFFIMFDPAPHLNGDYTVVGEVTSGMELIDQIPSTGQGDVVVMEDVTVTD from the coding sequence ATGCATAAGCTTGCCCTCGCGCTGGCTCTCTTCGCGGCACCGGCTTACGCCACGGGCCTCGAAATCGATCTCGGCGGGGGCGTCGACGGGGTCGTGACGATCGACCTTTTCGAGGATGTGGCCCCGAACCATGTCGGTCGCATCACCGAGCTCGCCCGTCGCGGTGCCTATGACGGCGTCGTGTTCCATCGGGTGATCGACGGCTTCATGGCGCAGACCGGCGATGTTCAGTTCGGCCGCGCGGACGGAGATCTGTCGCGCGCCGGGTATGGCGGGTCGGACCTGCCCGATCTGGAACAGGAATTCTCGGACGTTCCGTTCGAGCGCGGCGTGGTCGGAATGGCGCGTTCGGGCAATTCGGTCGACAGTGCGAACAGCCAGTTCTTCATCATGTTCGATCCCGCGCCGCATCTGAACGGCGACTACACCGTGGTGGGCGAGGTGACTTCCGGCATGGAACTCATCGACCAGATCCCGTCGACCGGGCAGGGCGATGTGGTCGTGATGGAAGACGTGACCGTTACCGACTGA
- a CDS encoding nucleoside hydrolase — protein MKIIIDTDPGQDDAVAILLALASPEIEVLGITAVAGNVPLELTAKNARIVCELAGRSEIKVYAGCAEPLMRPLVTAEHVHGRTGLDGPSLPDPSMDLQPGHAVDFIIETLRKEPSGSVTLCPLGPLTNIAMALKKAPDIADRIARIVLMGGGYFEGGNITPTAEFNIYVDPEAADIVFRSGVPITVLPLDATHKALVTKARNDAFRSMGTKVGVAVAQMTDFFERFDLEKYGSDGAPLHDPTVIAWCIDPDLFSGREINVEIETRSDLTRGMTVADWWGVTDRPANALFIGDLDADGFFDLLTERLGRYEG, from the coding sequence ATGAAGATCATCATCGACACCGATCCGGGTCAGGACGACGCCGTCGCCATCCTGCTCGCGCTCGCGAGCCCCGAGATCGAGGTTCTGGGCATCACCGCGGTGGCGGGCAACGTGCCGCTCGAACTGACCGCCAAGAACGCGCGCATCGTCTGCGAGCTGGCGGGCCGCAGCGAGATCAAGGTCTATGCGGGATGTGCCGAGCCGCTGATGCGTCCGCTCGTCACCGCCGAGCATGTGCACGGGCGCACCGGGCTCGACGGGCCGTCCCTGCCCGATCCGTCGATGGATCTCCAGCCCGGGCACGCCGTGGACTTCATCATCGAGACGCTCCGCAAGGAGCCGTCGGGGTCGGTCACGCTCTGCCCGCTCGGGCCGCTCACCAACATCGCCATGGCCTTGAAGAAGGCCCCCGACATCGCGGACCGGATCGCGCGCATCGTCCTCATGGGCGGTGGCTACTTCGAGGGCGGCAACATCACGCCCACGGCCGAGTTCAACATCTATGTCGACCCGGAGGCCGCCGACATCGTGTTCCGCTCCGGCGTGCCGATCACGGTCCTGCCGCTCGACGCGACGCACAAGGCGCTCGTCACGAAAGCGCGCAACGACGCATTCCGTTCGATGGGCACGAAGGTCGGCGTCGCGGTGGCGCAGATGACCGACTTCTTCGAGCGGTTCGACCTCGAGAAATACGGCAGCGACGGCGCACCGCTCCACGATCCGACGGTGATCGCATGGTGCATCGACCCGGATCTCTTTTCGGGGCGCGAGATCAATGTCGAGATCGAGACGCGCTCGGACCTCACGCGCGGCATGACCGTCGCCGATTGGTGGGGCGTGACCGACAGGCCCGCGAATGCGCTTTTCATCGGTGATCTCGATGCGGACGGCTTCTTCGATCTTCTGACCGAACGGCTGGGGCGTTACGAGGGATGA
- the ispG gene encoding flavodoxin-dependent (E)-4-hydroxy-3-methylbut-2-enyl-diphosphate synthase, with translation MSLNAVRPWKNIYRRKSRQIMVGNVPVGGDAPIAVQTMTNTDSGDARATLNQVIECAEAGADIVRVSCPDEAATAALKTICRESPVPIVADIHFHYKRAIEAAEAGAGCLRINPGNIGDEKRVREVISAARDHGCSIRIGVNAGSLERDLLEKYGEPCPEAMVESALDHIKILEDNDFHEFKISVKASDVFLSAAAYQGIADATDAPIHLGITEAGSLNAGTVKSAVGLGNLLWMGIGDTLRVSLSADPVEEVRVGYEILKSLGLRHRGVNIISCPSCARQGFDVIKTVEILEERLAHIKTPMSLSIIGCVVNGPGEALMTDVGFTGGGAGRGMVYLAGQKSHALSNDRMIDHIVEQVEERAARIEAETAPEAAE, from the coding sequence ATGTCGCTGAACGCCGTTCGCCCCTGGAAGAACATCTATCGTCGGAAGTCCCGGCAGATCATGGTCGGAAACGTGCCCGTCGGCGGTGACGCCCCGATCGCGGTCCAGACGATGACGAACACCGATTCGGGCGATGCGCGCGCGACGCTGAACCAGGTGATCGAATGCGCCGAGGCCGGTGCCGATATCGTCCGCGTCTCCTGTCCCGACGAGGCGGCGACCGCAGCCCTCAAGACGATCTGCCGCGAAAGCCCGGTTCCGATCGTCGCGGACATCCATTTCCACTACAAACGCGCGATCGAGGCCGCCGAGGCCGGTGCAGGATGCCTTCGGATCAATCCCGGCAATATCGGCGACGAAAAGCGCGTCCGCGAGGTCATCTCCGCCGCGCGCGATCACGGCTGTTCGATCCGAATCGGCGTCAATGCCGGCAGCCTCGAGCGTGATCTGCTCGAGAAGTATGGGGAGCCTTGCCCCGAAGCGATGGTCGAATCCGCCCTCGACCATATCAAGATCCTCGAGGACAACGATTTCCACGAGTTCAAGATCAGCGTGAAGGCAAGCGACGTGTTCCTCAGCGCCGCCGCCTATCAGGGGATCGCCGACGCCACCGATGCACCGATCCACCTCGGCATCACCGAAGCCGGGAGCCTCAATGCGGGAACGGTAAAATCGGCCGTGGGGCTCGGCAATCTTCTCTGGATGGGCATCGGAGACACCCTCCGCGTGAGCCTGTCCGCAGATCCGGTGGAGGAGGTCCGCGTCGGCTACGAGATCCTCAAGTCGCTGGGCCTCAGGCATCGCGGCGTCAACATCATCTCCTGTCCGAGCTGCGCGCGTCAGGGCTTCGACGTCATCAAGACCGTCGAGATCCTCGAGGAGCGGCTCGCCCACATCAAGACGCCCATGAGCCTTTCGATCATCGGCTGCGTCGTGAACGGACCCGGCGAGGCTCTGATGACCGATGTCGGCTTCACCGGCGGCGGTGCGGGTCGCGGAATGGTCTATCTCGCCGGACAGAAAAGCCATGCATTGTCGAACGACCGGATGATCGACCACATCGTCGAGCAGGTCGAGGAACGCGCCGCCCGGATCGAGGCCGAAACCGCGCCCGAGGCGGCCGAATAG
- a CDS encoding protein adenylyltransferase SelO has product MTLSLPFDNSYSRLPERFFTPHPPTPVADPTLIALNVDLAREIGLDADALGGPEGLSVLSGNAVPEGSFPLAQVYAGHQFGGWVPQLGDGRAVLLGEIASDGHRRDLQLKGSGPTPYSRRGDGRSWLGPVLREYLVSEAMHALGVPTTRALAAVSTGETVLRERPLPGAILTRVAQSHIRVGTFQYFAARRDVEAIRALAEHVIARHYPEANDPWELLDAVIDAQTDLIARWMGVGFIHGVMNTDNMSVAGETIDYGPCAFMDAYHPDRVFSSIDQFGRYAYARQPDIAAWNLAQFASALLPILGQEKPAIERATEMIHSFPARFGDRWLAIFRSKLGLATEDPGDADLIGSLLDRMASGNADFTLTFRGLADRSARACFSTPEAFDQWAEVWAARAAREKTDEQTRIDRMASANPAIIPRNHRIEAVIAAAVGGDYAPFHDMHTALGTPFADNPDFALPPEPSEIVEATFCGT; this is encoded by the coding sequence ATGACCCTGAGCTTGCCGTTCGACAATTCCTATTCCCGCCTGCCCGAGCGGTTCTTCACGCCGCACCCGCCGACACCCGTGGCGGACCCGACGCTGATCGCGCTGAACGTCGATCTCGCACGGGAGATCGGGCTCGACGCCGACGCCCTTGGAGGCCCTGAAGGGCTCTCTGTGCTGTCGGGCAATGCTGTGCCGGAGGGAAGCTTCCCCCTCGCGCAGGTCTATGCCGGGCACCAGTTCGGCGGCTGGGTGCCCCAGCTCGGCGACGGCCGGGCAGTGCTGTTGGGAGAGATCGCCTCGGACGGGCATCGCCGCGACCTCCAGCTCAAGGGGTCCGGACCCACACCCTATTCCCGGCGGGGCGACGGACGGTCCTGGCTCGGGCCGGTGCTGCGTGAATATCTGGTCAGCGAGGCGATGCACGCGCTCGGCGTGCCGACGACGCGTGCGCTCGCCGCGGTCTCGACCGGCGAGACGGTGCTGCGTGAACGCCCCCTGCCGGGCGCGATCCTTACCCGGGTGGCGCAGTCGCATATCCGGGTGGGCACGTTCCAGTATTTCGCCGCGCGGCGCGATGTCGAGGCGATCCGAGCGCTCGCCGAGCACGTCATCGCGCGCCATTACCCCGAAGCGAACGATCCCTGGGAGCTGCTCGATGCCGTGATCGATGCGCAGACCGACCTGATCGCCCGCTGGATGGGCGTAGGCTTCATTCACGGGGTGATGAACACCGACAACATGAGCGTGGCGGGCGAGACGATCGATTACGGCCCCTGTGCCTTCATGGACGCCTATCACCCCGATCGCGTCTTTTCGTCGATCGACCAGTTCGGCCGCTATGCCTATGCGCGCCAGCCGGATATCGCCGCCTGGAACCTCGCGCAATTCGCGTCGGCCCTGCTGCCGATCCTGGGCCAGGAGAAGCCCGCGATCGAGCGCGCCACCGAGATGATCCACAGCTTTCCCGCCCGGTTCGGAGACAGGTGGCTCGCGATCTTTCGCAGCAAGCTGGGTCTCGCCACCGAGGATCCCGGCGATGCGGACCTGATCGGATCGCTGCTCGACCGGATGGCGTCGGGCAATGCCGATTTCACGCTGACGTTTCGCGGGCTTGCGGATCGAAGCGCGCGGGCCTGCTTTTCGACCCCGGAGGCATTCGACCAATGGGCCGAAGTCTGGGCCGCGCGTGCGGCGCGGGAGAAGACGGACGAGCAGACCCGGATCGACCGCATGGCTTCTGCAAACCCGGCGATCATTCCTCGCAACCACCGGATCGAGGCGGTGATCGCTGCAGCCGTGGGCGGGGATTACGCACCGTTTCACGACATGCACACGGCGCTCGGAACGCCATTCGCGGACAACCCGGATTTCGCGTTGCCGCCGGAACCGAGCGAGATCGTCGAGGCGACCTTTTGCGGAACCTGA